GCAGGGAGAAACAGTAAGGTAAGGGAAGGGTCACAGTTCActgtccttccttttctttttaattgtggCCAGCCCTGTCTCACTTCATACAAACTCTGAGTACCTGAAACACTATGGGGAATGGGACGTGCTTTTTTTGGTACTGCAAGTCCTGCCTGTTAAAGGCAGTGGGAGGAGAGCATTGCAAAACAGTCTTATGGCATTTCTTCAAACTGTAGAGGCACCTGGGAGACTTGTCTGAAAAACGGGCCATTCTGCTTTAGAAGTATGAAGAACCTCCCCTATGCTTTCTCCTAGTACACTCTCCAGAAATGGGTACCCTCTTCTACAGGAGGCCTCAATAGCACTTACAGACagtaaaagctttattttgcatGATTATTGTAAGTGTATGTGTCCTCTtgtaatgtttgtttttcttctaacagTGCAACATCAACCTGTAATATGCTGTAACCTCCAGTCCTAGTTTGCAGTGCCTGACCCcgtgttttcattttctgtctctgcGGAAGGTTGTTCCTACTTAAAGTAGTTATTGGTCTATAAAGACTtcatgctgatttttctttttccttcaaaccATTTCCTCCAGTTCTTTGACATGACTTTGAATTTTGATCTTCCTCTTCAATGGTCTTATTGACAGCCTAGCATCATCTACAAATGCCATAAATGTATTAGTGAAAACATAGAAGTGTGTGTCTGCCACGCATTTGGAGGCAGACCTCAATGATCACTGCCTAACTGGAGGCAttcctttgtttcattttaatgagaGTTGTTATCCTGCTGTTCAAACAGCTGTGCAAACAGCTTTGCTTCACTATTGCCGATCATATGTTGACCTGAGATTGCAAAATGCTGTTCCTTGCAATATTTCCAGTCAGCTTTAGTGTCTATTAAAGGCACTGAGGCAGAGTGAGCCTCTACTTCATATGCTTGTGTATAGGGTTTTTCAAGGTAGAATAAAAGTGGAGCCCATTTTCACTTTGAGTAATTCCTTGAAACTCCTCCAGTGCCTTGGCCAGTCAACATGGCGCTGGTTTCTGCCCCCAAAAGCTTCAACTTTATCTTTATTCTCTCAGAGGCACAAAGAGAAGTAAGCACGTTTCTCTGACTTGCTTGTCACTTTAAGTATGTGCCCTGTTCGTCACAGACAATGactgtgctgcttttatttttctagagaTGATACTCCTCATGTCCCAAATGAGAagcttggagaagaaaaggttcTGCACATAATAGAAAATCTGACTTCTCTGATAAAAGAGACATTTCCAGGTAGGAGGTGAGGGGATGAGAAGGGCACAGGGAAGAGCTCTTCAGGGTGGAGACATGACAGGATTGGGAAGGCACGGAAGGGGTGTGGTTACTACGGCTTCTTTGTCCTCGTCCTAGTTGCCGTATGGCATGAGGCGTGTCTGAATTGAGGCGTCTGATGTGCACTTCTTGTTTCAGGTTAACTCACTCataagagaggaaaataaacatttctgtaattagTCATTAAGACAGAAAAGGCTGCAAGATTTCCTCATGCTTAATCTGTGTCAGCAGTGGGGGAAGGAGTGTTATTGATGGTGAAAACTCACCGATTCATCTGTACAGCTGTGGCTCTGGGGTGGCTTGTCCCAAGGAGGGATGGTCTTTGCAGTGTTGTACCCCAGTCAGTGCAACCATATGGCTGTGGTGAGGAAGATTCGCTTTTGCAAAGCTCTCAAGCCATGCTGTTCTTTCCAAGTCTGTGAGTGCCTCAGGGAGCTTTGGTGCCAAGGAACTCTGAAGCAAGCAGCAATTCCTCTGTGCCTCCTTTTTCCTGTCTCTAGATACTAAAGTCTACGCGGCGATGGGCAATCATGATTTCCACCCCAAAAATCAGTTTCCAGGGAAGGAGCACAGGATCTATAACCGAACAGCTGAACTGTGGCATCCCTGGCTGAATAATGCTTCCGTTCCTCTTTTCAGAGCAGGTATGGCACCACTGGCTTGTGTTGGCAGCACTCTGGGGAGATGGGGGTGGTTAGGAGAATACCACAAATGGTTTTCCCTGCTTCTGTGCTCAGAGTAATAGTATTTATAGAGTGTTTGCAGAGAAAGGGTCCAATTTAATGCTGATTTCTGGCACTGAGTTCTCCTGCTTGCaagtaaaagaaatttctttatgCTTTAGTGTCTCCTGCTTTCCTCGAGTTACTGGAAGGTGTTCCTACAGGGAATGTGGAGTGGTGAGcttcagtggaagaaaaaagatcttttaGGAAAGCTGCTGGCGCAGGCCAGCATTGAGGCTCTCTAGAGCTGCCCAGCTTGTAGTGCTGCACGCTGTCCCTGTGCAAGGTCTCCCTTCGTCTTGAGGGGCATAAGTGTGACAAGAGGTACGCGGGGGGAAGAGCCGCTCCAAGTCCCCATCCTGGAGTGGTCTGAGGGCCTCTGGCACCTTGTCCAGATAGCGACTCTGCTGTGGCTATTGCCAGGGAGAGCTGAGAGGGATGAAAACAAAGGGATCTGGGGTTACAGCAACCAGCGTGACCAGATCTCCAGCTCTTTCCCTGCTGGTTGCATTTTTCAGGAGCTTTCTACACTGAGAAGCTGCCCAGCCCAAGTTCGAGGGGGCGAATGGTTGTCCTCAATACCAATCTGTACTATGACCAGAATGATGAGACAGCTGGTGAGGAAGATCCTGGAGGGCAGTTCCAGTGGCTGGAAGAAACACTGATCAATGCCTCTCGAGCAGATGAAATGGTATTAAAGGAAATGAATCAACAAACTAACTTTTGTAGAGGGCTTCTCCCAGCCTGGAAGCTCTCTCactcctgctcttccctccgTGCAGTCATGGCAAGCCAGTGCTCTTTGGGAAGTGTGGGCTTTGCATTCAGTGCAATTCTTGCTTTTGTAGGTCTACATCGTGGGGCACATCCCTCCAGGCTTCTTCGAGAAGAAACGAGGCAAGCCCTGGTTCCGGAGTGGCTTTAATGAACGATACTTGAAAATCGTGCAGAAGCACCACAGAGTGATTTCTGCCCAGTTTTTTGGGCACCATCACACGGACAGCTTTCGAATGTTTTACAGTGGTACAGGTACAGTGCTGGCCACCCAACCATTTGCATGATAGCTCTGCCAAGTCCCAGAAGATCACTGTTGATGAGATTTTTCAGTGGCTGTTAGCTGAATGCGGCTGAGAGGCGAGAAAAAGCTTGTAAAATGCCTTGATCAGCATGAGACAACAGTGGTTCTCATCTCCACCCCCAGCCTGTAGCTCCAGCCCTCCTCCCTGTTTACCCTCAGACTTTGTTGTTTCCCCTCAGTGCCTTGCAACTTCTTGCCTGCTCCCTGTTGATAGGTTTTGGACATCAGCTGAGACATCAGGGAGCAGTTACAAATCTTTGTGTTGGGGTTACGGGTAGTGCTCTGGGTCTCCTTTGCTGAGTGTGGTTCTCTTGTGCACCCTCACTGCAAGAGTCTTCAACAGGAGTGGAAAGCCTGTTCTCAGCTGCAGCAGACCAGCATTCAGTCCCTGATGCCGTTCCACGTGCTGATCTTTGTGTGCGCTGTTGTAACTGGGGCTGGTGAtaaagctgctgtttgcagcGTGATCGGTTCCTGGGGCACTCACTGCGGTGTGGACAGGGTGTGATACAAGCCAGGGTCTCCCATTGATGGGttgttttgcctttctgttaAGGTTCTCCAATCAACGTCATGTTCCTGGCCCCTGGAGTGACCCCCTGGAAAACAACGTTACCTGGAGTGAACAATGGAGCCAACAACCCTGGGATTCGGGTGATCGACTATGATCCAGACACCCTTCAAGTGTTGGTAGGGGGTCCCCGTGTGCTGCATGCTGCAGTTTTAGAAGGGTGCTTTAATTCCTGGTTTTAATAGGCAGGAGTACAGGAGCCAAGCAGCTATGTAGGAGAGGACATTAACCATGATATTTCAGCCTCATGTCTAGCACAAAAATTTAGTAAGAGTGCCAGTGAGTAAAGGCAGGGTGACCGCAGTCAGCTGGCCCGGGCCTTTTGCTGGGATGAGTTCCCCAGGGCAGTGCAGGACAGGTTTTGTCATGTTCTTCATGTCTTTAGTTAGTTTCCATTGGCACTTGCTTTACTACTCAGGTAATGTGGAGTGCAGAACTTCTCTTTGGGGACTGACAGATTTGTCAAACCCCCTCCAAAAACTTATAACTGTCTAGAAAATTGTTTGGGTCCCCCCTATTTTTGATTAATTTGTAATGGATCTGAATTTAGGTGAATCGTAGGGgcagcttctctttcctttgcctcTTGCAAAGAGGCAGACGATGGAGTGTTTGTGCCTTTCTCTGCAATGGGTAAAGCAGCTTTGTAAATGCTCTCTTTACATGTTTATAGCATGAGAAACTAATGCTAAAATACTGTGGAAGGCTGGGGAGCTagtgaagcagagagaaaaagggcAAGAGACTGAGAACAGAAGTTGTGAAAAACTTTAGTTTGTTCACAGTTGAGAAAGTAACTTCACTCAGTAACACTACTCCAACCCTTCCTTCTGCCAATGGACAGTGTTGATAGTGACAGAGTGATTCTGAAGCAGGCCAGGCTCAGAATTCCTGATGTTTGGAGGTAAAAGTCAAGCAGACAGAAGCCATCTCTTCATCACTTATGAAGCAGGATGCTTTTGTGGTGGTTTCTGGAGGCTCTCACTGGGGGCGTCTGTCCCCTGGTTCACGTCTCTGTAGAAGGCACCTGTTGGGAGGCAGCTCACCCCTCGCGGGGCAGGGCGACACGCTGCCCGCAGTGTCTGTGGTGCTGCCTGGGAGAAGGGGCTGGTTGCTTCCCGGCCAACCATTTCACTCAAGGGCCAGTCCCTTCCTGATTTGTCCCCGTTCTGGTTTTCTCTCCCTGCAGGATATGGTTACTTACTACTTGAACCTAACTCATGCCAACATGATGGCCTCAACATGGGAGGGAGAGTTCCCGACATGGGAGGAGGAGTATAGGCTGACAAAAGCCTTCCAAGTCCCGGATGGCTCTGTAAGCTCCATGCAAACAGTGCTGGAGAGGATATCCAAGGATCCGCGCTATCTGCAGCAGTACTACGAGTTTAACTCTGTCAGATATGACCTCACCCTGTGCGAGGAGGCCTGCCGTGTTGATCATGTTTGTGCCATCAGGGAAGTTGATTTTACGAAATACAATGAGTGTGTTAAAACCAGCAGCTCGGCCTCTGCCATCATCAGtgtttggcttttatttttctgcttgctcTTAGGACTTCTCAGTCCCCAGCAAGCGCTGCaatgacagaaagagaaatggaagagagCACAAGTTCACGATGCACATGAATCAGCCATTGTGAATCCTTTTAGCATTGAGAACTTACTtggaaaccaaaacaaaatcagtgGCTTTTAGTAAAAGCTCTATGATGTTGATTTCAAATCTTCTAGAAAAGCTTGATGTATCAGGAAAGGGCAGTGATTGCCACAAAGTCTTTTTGTGCTAGATTGACCTGCATTAGGGAGTCTGTCTCCCTTCCACTGACTTCTGAGGTAGTCCCACATGGATGTCAAATTGGATGGAGACCAGGACTTTCACTTACCATGGATGAGAGCTGTGAGCTGCCGCGTGTTCCCAAGGACTCTGCTGCCATGTGGGTTCCTGATGTTGGTGCATGCTTCTCTTCTGGAAAGACCACGTGACCGTGACCCGGCAGGTCTCGTTTTGGTGGCcttgtgcagcagcagccttgccTTTGGCTGATGAGCAAAGCCAGGTGGGAGCCAATACAAAATGGTGGTGGGGACCCTTTGGGTACGGGTGGATGAGACACAGGCAGAACATGTCTTGTCTGTAAGAGGCAGCTCTGGGCTCTCCCAGGGGTCTGACAGGGTGGAGTGGGAGCAAGGCCATGGGGTGTCGTGCTCAGAACCCACAGTCTGAGTGTGCCCTGGATGGGCCCCCATGGGTCATCTGCATGCTGCTGATGGACTGTTCTGCCAGAAAGGTATGGGCAGAGAGCAGAAGGGGCTGCGGGGGTGAGGACAAAGTGTGCCTGTGGAGCAGCGGAGGCTGGGCATGCAAACGTGGTGGTGGGCATGCAAACGTGGTGGTGGCCGTGCAAGGGCAGCCACAGTGGAACAGATGCATTGTGttggaagaggagggaagacaCAGGGGCagtggctgcctgcagcactgcGGTTTTGCAGCTGTGGTGTATTTGCCCCGGTAGCACTTCAGAGTGATGCTGCGGGTGCCTGAGAGCCGCTCGGGGCCCCTCTACCACTGccatcctcctgctgctggccccgCAGCGCtggctgccctgcctgtgcctccTCGgcagccctcccttccccctccgcTGCACCGGGGCAAACACCGACCTGAAAGGGACCGGTGGGACGGGCTTGGCAGTCTGGGGTTTGCTGCGTCCTGAAATCCTCGCGTTTGCAGCGGGATTACAAACCCGACAGTTCCCAAGCTGGCTGCTTTGGTTCCTGTTGATCCCCGGGTTTCCTTTGGCGCAGCCTCCTGTGGGGGGTACGGGAGCCCCTCGAGCCGAGTGCGGCAGGTCTCCGTGCGGTGGGGCCGGCGGTGCCCCCTGGCAGCGccctgggaggcagctggaGTCCGATTAAAAAGGTTGTGGAAAAAATGGTGCCGGTGAGCACCGCTACACCTTGCAGGGCTGTGGTTtttctcgggggggggggggggagtgagtcCTGCTGGGTGCCCGGAGCCCCGCGGCgctgcgggcggggggggggcgggccgtGCCGGGCGGCGGGTGCTGCGTCCCAGGAAAGGGCAAGAGTTGCTCCTGCCCGTTCCCGAGGCGCCTGCGGGCGCTCTGGGTGCGGGGAGGGGCCGGACCCAGGGGTGGGATGCGGGCGGagacccggggggggggtgtagggGTGACCCGGGGAGtgaccgggggggggggggggggggcgtagGGGTGACCCGGAGAGTGACCGGGCGGGACACAGGGAGtgaccgggggggggggggggttggggtgacCTGGGGAGTGACCGGGCGGGACGCGGGGGCTGAcccgggggggaggggcgggaggCGCTGCACCGCCCGGCCGCGGGGGGCGGGAGCTgaggggggcggggcctggccCGGGCGGGGCCGGGAAGTGGGCGTGGCCGTGCGGCCCCGCTGATGGCGCCGCGGTTCGGGCCGCTGCAGCTggcgctggcggcggcgggggcggcggcggcggcgctggaCGTGTGCGCTGACGGGTGGGTGGCGGCGCAGTACGCGCGGGGCGGGCAGCCCGGCTGGGCCGCGCTGGTGCTGGCGCTGCTGGCCGCCGCTTCGGTCGCCacccaggcctgcagctggctctggcTCCGCTCCGACCCGCCCGCCCTGCGCCCCGACGTGCCCCCATGGCTGCTCGCCgccctccacctcctccagctcGGCTTCCTCTTCAGGTGCGGTATCCCCTCACTGCATTCCGCCGGTACTTCCTCCCGGGAATCCCCCcggtccctccctcccctgcccccaatCTCCATCCTCAGGCATCTGCCGGGCATCCCCCCTGCTGCCACTGGCCGCTCCGCCCCCCaggctgcccccaccccccgccccgctgctgCGGGGACACAGGGAGCCGGACCCTGCAGCTCCCGCTCTGCCCGGGGAGTCCCTCGGGCATCCCGACACCCGGGGATGGGCAAGACGGGGCACCTCCCGTCCGAGGGACTCCCCGGGCAGAGCGGTTTGGCCCAGCCCCGGGTTGGAGCCAGGTGGAAGCGTGTCGGTGGGAGCCACCCGCGTCCCAAAGCACCGGCTTCGCTCTGCCTCCCGGTACCGTCTCTGCTGCGGAGGCCTCCTGCCGAACCGAGCGGCGCTGGGTGCCAGAGCTGCGGGAGCGGTGAATGCCCCAAAACCTTGTCTCGGCCTTGGCTGTCCCGGCTGTTTGGGGAAGCAGCATGGCTGCGCCGTGCCTCCCTTCCCGGGGGAAGGAAACGATCCGGCTGCTTCTGCCGAGGGCGATGCTCGGTTTCATGCACGAACTTCACACGGAGGGTGGATGTCACGTAGACCCTGCGGTGCCTGGCTTGGGACCGGGGAGGGAGTGGTCTGAGCATAAACCGGAGCATTTTAAGTTGTCCTGCCAGGGCAGCATGAGGACCGAGGGGAGCGCTGCATTGCCACCCAGCAGCCCCTCACCGCTGGTCGTGTCCCCACGCAGGTGCCTCCACGCTCTGAAGGTGGGCTGGAAGGTGTGCTGGGCGAaggcggcggcggaggaggaGCAGAGTCGCATGGCCTTCTTCTCCCACGACATCAGCATGCTGCGCCTCTTCAAGACCTTCCTGGAGAACAGCCCGCAGCTCACCCTGCTGCTATACGTTATCCTGCGGACAAACAAGGCAGAGCCCTCCCAGGGTGAGGGGcctggggccagggcaggggggctgcgggggtgcAGGCTTGAGGTCAGAGCGGGTTTGGACAGGATGGACCAGATGGGCTGTccgggggctgcaggacccagcaGGACACTGTTCATCTGTCCTTGCTTGAGGTGTCAGTCTTCTCCCACGCCACTCCTTCCCTTGGCATGACAGACAGGGGGGTGGACCCCTGTCCTGCGCTCGTGTGCCCCAAATGGACTATGCTGGGCTTGGGGTGGGAGGGTTGAAGTTGGGGGACCTCTGTGGTCATTCCCCTGTGCGCcccaggagaggctgagggtcaggagagaaatcaggagccCGCTGGGGAGTGGGGAGATGCCGTTGTGGATGTGGACAGAGGGTGGTGCGCAGATCACCGAGGCGGTGCTTTGGTGCCCGTCCTGGGGTGGGGAGCAAACATCACTGCAGTGAAGGGGGGAGCCCAGCCATGCGCTGGTTGGGTGGAGCCAGCACTCATCTCCTGCCCGCGTCGGCTCAGAGCTTCCCTGACTGAGAGatgagctctgcagagccactTCGTCCCGCTGCTTCTTCCCCATCTCCTGGGCAAGGCTGGGCACCAGCCTCCTCTTTGGGGATGGCAGGAGGCCGGGGGAGAGGTGCTGGTGCTGAGGCTCTGACCCttcacagcagctgctttgtgAGCTAGTGGGGAGCTTGTTTTAGCAACAAGGGGAGGTTTGGGCCAGGCTGGGCCCCCCTCAGTCTGCCCTCagcatctccaccactgtgTTTGCAGGACTGGGGATCTGCACTGCGTTCCTGTGCGTGACCTGGTCTCTACTGGACTACCACCAGTCCCTGCGCTCCTTCCTGCAGGACAAGTATGAGCTGAGCCTGGGCTCCTCCGTCGTCTACTTTCTGTGGAACCTCTTCCTCATCTGCCCCCGCATCCTCACGGTCGCCCTCTTTGCCCTGCTCTGGCCTTACGGCGTGGCTGTCCACTTTCCGCTCGTGTGGCTGGTGATGTTCCTCTGGGTCAGCCTGCAGGGCACGGACTTCATGGAGTCACCTGGCCCCGAGCAGCTCTACCGGGCCATGGTGGCTGTGATCCTCTACTTCAGCTGGTTCAATGTGGCGCAGGGGAGGACACTGTACCGCAGCATCATCTATCATGGCTTCATCCTGGTGGACAGCACGCTGCTGGCCCTGTCCTGGCTCTGGTACCGGTTCCCTTCTGATGAGCACTCATACCTCATCCCAGTGGTCTCTGCCGCCCTGCCCTGCTActtgctggggctggtgctgagAGTCACCTACTACAAGTGGCTGCACCCCAATGTGTGGGTGCAGCAAGAAGGTGCCTACGATGAAGTGGATGCCAACAGGAGGAGTGACGAGCTGGAGTTTCACTCACTCTCAGTGCCTGACCTTGTGAACAGGCGGATGCGGTGGCTGGCCCAGACCCAGTTTGCTGTTTCCCAACCAGCAAGGCAGTGCTCCCTGTatggggctgctgctgttgagTCTGCTGTCTGAGGCCACCTCCTCCAAAGTGACTTGCTGGGGAGATAGATCTGTTGTTAGTCCTGCTTCTGATTCTGCACCCCCCCCAGGCTGTTGTTTTGGGCAGCTGGAGGGACCTGGCAGAAGCCAGGTGTGATGTGCAAGCACCTGGCAAGTCCTGTGGTACACAGCACGGCTCTCATGGCTGTGCCCTCGGGGAGAGCC
This genomic window from Grus americana isolate bGruAme1 chromosome 23, bGruAme1.mat, whole genome shotgun sequence contains:
- the SMPDL3B gene encoding acid sphingomyelinase-like phosphodiesterase 3b, translating into MQPVALLLLCPLAAALSGAGRFWHITDLHWDPDYNAAAGAGQVCPSGGSRAVPAAGPWGSYLCDAPWRLLASAARAMKSRLQRPDFVLWTGDDTPHVPNEKLGEEKVLHIIENLTSLIKETFPDTKVYAAMGNHDFHPKNQFPGKEHRIYNRTAELWHPWLNNASVPLFRAGAFYTEKLPSPSSRGRMVVLNTNLYYDQNDETAGEEDPGGQFQWLEETLINASRADEMVYIVGHIPPGFFEKKRGKPWFRSGFNERYLKIVQKHHRVISAQFFGHHHTDSFRMFYSGTGSPINVMFLAPGVTPWKTTLPGVNNGANNPGIRVIDYDPDTLQVLDMVTYYLNLTHANMMASTWEGEFPTWEEEYRLTKAFQVPDGSVSSMQTVLERISKDPRYLQQYYEFNSVRYDLTLCEEACRVDHVCAIREVDFTKYNECVKTSSSASAIISVWLLFFCLLLGLLSPQQALQ
- the XKR8 gene encoding XK-related protein 8; this translates as MGHLHAADGLFCQKASCGGYGSPSSRVRQVSVRGRGRAAPLMAPRFGPLQLALAAAGAAAAALDVCADGWVAAQYARGGQPGWAALVLALLAAASVATQACSWLWLRSDPPALRPDVPPWLLAALHLLQLGFLFRCLHALKVGWKVCWAKAAAEEEQSRMAFFSHDISMLRLFKTFLENSPQLTLLLYVILRTNKAEPSQGLGICTAFLCVTWSLLDYHQSLRSFLQDKYELSLGSSVVYFLWNLFLICPRILTVALFALLWPYGVAVHFPLVWLVMFLWVSLQGTDFMESPGPEQLYRAMVAVILYFSWFNVAQGRTLYRSIIYHGFILVDSTLLALSWLWYRFPSDEHSYLIPVVSAALPCYLLGLVLRVTYYKWLHPNVWVQQEGAYDEVDANRRSDELEFHSLSVPDLVNRRMRWLAQTQFAVSQPARQCSLYGAAAVESAV